Below is a genomic region from Spirosoma radiotolerans.
CTGGGCAGCAGACATGTTGTCGACCAAAATCAACCCCTTCCCGTTTACCTCTGTATATCCTTGCACTCCGCCAACCAACGACATTGAGGGGTTAGCAGCCTGAAAAATGTTGGTAGCAACGGTGTTGCCCGTCCGTGAGAGAAACGAAATTGTCCCGTTGTTCTGGGAGAAATTACCTTCATTTAATATGAGTATGCCTGACTCGTAAGGTGTTGGTTCAGGATCAGTGGTTTTACAATTCCAGACGCTTAAGGCCAGCAAGCTAAGCGCAATGCTTTTTGTTACTTGGTATTTCATGATTTATTAGATGGAAAATTGATAAGTACATTGAGTGCCCAGTTACGACCCGGCAACGCATTCCGCTTTACACTGAACATAAGCGCATCGAATACATTATTAACCTGCCCCTGTACCCGAATGGGCACCGGGCCGACTTTGGTCGTCGTTTCAAGCAGTACATTTGTTAAGGCAACGCCCTTAAAAAACTGGCTATTGTCGAAGGTAGTGTACCGGCGCGAACTGGCTTGTGTTTGCACCGACAGGCGTGTTTGGCCACGCTGGATGTAGGCATTAAGCGTTTCGGTATGGATGGGCACAAAGACCAGTTGCTTCCCGATCACGTCTTCGGCGTAGGTATCATAGGCCCGCTCCTGCGATGAGCGCGTAAGCGCATAACCGAGCCTCAGACCAGCCCGCCAACCATTACGAACGTAAGCGAGCGAGGTTGTTAACTCTCCTCCCCGCGCTAAGACCTGCTGTAAATTCTCGACATGATAGTTGGTCGTCGGATTCCAGTACGTCCAGTTATCTACCCGATTGCGGTATACGGTTGCTTCGGCTGTCAGGTTGAGGTGTTCCGAAAATACCAGGGTCGATGCAAGCCCGGCTTCCAGGTTGAATCCATTTTCGGGTAGCAGATTGGGGTTGCCTAAGTCGGCCCAGTACCGTTCATTGAGCGTTGGCACCCGGTAACTCCGACTGATGGCTCCTTTAGCCGTTAAACCAAAGGCAGGACGTTGCACAATCCGATATTCAGCGCCAAGTGATGGCGTAAGGGGTGGATTAAATCGGGTAACAAATGCCTGCCGCACAGTGGCCGACACTAGCCAGCGGGTAGTCTGCAACCGAAGCAACGCATACAAGTCACCTCGGTCTTCTTCGATTAATGGGCTTATGTAGCCATCCGTTTGGGTGCGGTAATGCGACCACTCGCCACCTACCCTAAGGTTCAGTGCCCATCTGGCTTTAGCGGGGGTTAAGACGAACTCACGCTCGGTCCGGCCAATAAACCGGTCGGTTTGGGTGTGGCTGGGCAACGCGAAATTACTTTTGGCATAATCCAGAATATCATGCGTCCAACCCAGGCGCAGCGTAAGATGGTTGGTTTCGTAGGTCGTAAGAAATCGAGCCGACTGGGTGCGTGTCCGTTCGCGGGCAATGGTGTCCTGCGGTGCCAGAATTAGGTCGTTGTCTGTTAGCCACACATTGACGGATAGCTGCCGACCACTGTTGTGCATAAAGTACAAATCCTGAACAAAACCCCGCTGCGCGGTTGTGGACCGTTCCAGAAAATAATTCCGGCGTTCAGCGGATGGGTACGCATTATTGAACTGGTTCCGGTAAGCGAACGTCTTCCCCGATAATTTCCAGGAGGCTCCTAACCTGGCACTGTACCGTATACCCAACTGGGTCTGATTATTGTGAAAACTAGCCAGTTGCTGGCCAACCGTCACGTGTATACCCGGTTGCCAAACGGGACTGCTTCCCAGCAGAATACTCCCTCCTACCGCACCCGAACCGACAACACTCGCCGACGAACCATACTGAACGGATAACTGATCGAAACCCGCTACGGGCAGCGTCGAGAAATCAGTCAGGCCAAGGTTGGGTTGATTGATGTTGATCCCATTCCAAAGAACGGCGGTATGGTTGGCCGATGTTCCCCGAAAAGACACCGTTGCTAGCTGGCCGGGACCATAATTCTTGAACGCTATGGGCGTGTTCAACGACAGCAAGTCCGTCAATGACCCAAAGCGAAACTGGATCAGCGTTGCCGAGTCGATCCGCTGAAATTTTTGGCCCGCTAAAAACCGCTCGGGCGCAATGGCTCGTACGGTTACGGCCGACAAGGACACACCTGTTGTCGACCGCGCTAACGAATCTGTTTGCGCGCTGCTACTACGCCCGGCAAGCAAGCCGAGTAGTAAGGTAATAATCCACCAGCGAAGGGTGTTCTGTTTCAATAGTATGATACGAATGAGTGCCCGGAACCGTTAGGCCGCCAAGTTGGTGGCCCATCAGCACGCGATTGGGGCGTTTCCTCCGAACGCCAGAACAACGGATGGTTTGCGGCAGGTCTCCTGGCTCGTCTCGTCGGCTCTTACCTTCCCACGCTGAGGCTCAGCGCAGTGGTTACGTAGATTGAACCGATTTTTCTAAAGACTTACAGTTGCGGGGACAGCATTGGCTTTACACCAACTTCCCTTTTAAGCCTTACAAGCTGCCACGAAGCAGCATCAGGCACCGAAAACTCAAGGCAAAGGTAGGGTAATTTATGGAATTAACGTAACGCGGACATCCTGTCCGCGTTACAGTCGCGTTACTTGTTAAAACCCTTCTGCTTTAATTTCTTTCTCGGTGATGGTACCGTATTTTTTCACTTTGTCCCGAATGGTTTCCGCTTTGCCAATCAACACAAACTGAAGCTTGTCTTTCGGAAAATACTGGTCGATAATCTGGCGGGTCTTGGCGACGGTCAGCCCATCTACGTTCTTCTGGAAGTTGTTGATAAACGACTCATCGAAGCCAAGGCTGAACATATCGGTTAGCAAATTGGCCAACTCGCTGGCCGACTCATATCTAGGCGGGAAATCAGCTTTAACGTAGTTTTTGGCAGATGACAGCGTTTTCTCGTCGATGCCTGTCCGATGCAAACTATCGAGTACCTGCAGGGCCATGTCGATGGCCTGCGTAGTGGTACTAACTTTTGTAAAGGTTGAAATGGCAAAGGTGCCGCTCTTCCGGAACGTACTGAATCGGCTATTCGCGCCATAGGTCAGGCCTGAATTGACCCGCAGGGCATCGTTCAGCCAGGATGTAAAGCGTCCCCCCAGAATCGTATTGACTACCGTAACGGGAATAAAATCGGGGTTATTTTGGGTAATCCCTTTCCCACCAATCAAAAATGTAGTTTCACGGGCGTCATCTTTATTGACCAGCAACACCCGGCTTTTATCGAACATAACCGTCGGGTCTGTTAGGGCAGGCGATGTGGCTGCTGCCGTTTTCCAGTTACCAAATAAGTCAGTAATGCGCTTTTTCATAGCCGCCGTATTAAAATCGCCCACAATGGCAATCGCGCCCCGGTCGGTTGTAAAGTTTTTCTGATAGAACTGCCGAACATCGCTGGCCGAAACGGCTGATACCGACGCGGGTGTGCCGGTGAGCGGATTCGCGTAGGGATGACCTTCAAAGACAAACTTGTTGAAGTACGAGCCCACCACGCCCCTCGGACTTTCTTTTTGCTGAATCAACTGAAGCAGTTGACGCTGTTTGTACTTGTCGAATTCTGCCTGATCGAAGGTAGGCTTCGTGAGCACATCCTGAATAATATCGAACAGTAAGTCCTGATCTTTCACCGCAAACGACGAGGTCAGTTTGGCTACTTCTTTCCCGGCATAGGTATCCACGCTGGCACCTACATACTCGATCTTTTCTTCCAGTTGTGCTTTCGTGTATTTCGAACTACCGAACAGCAAAGCCTCCGCCGTCATGTTGGCCAGGCCATACCGGCTGCCATCCTGCACCGCCCCGGCGTCGAATACGGCCGAGACATTGATGAGCGGCACTTCATGTTGCTCCATCAAATAAACCGTCAGGCCATTCTTTAACTTGAACTTCTGGTAAGGTGGCACCTTGAACGTTTGCGCCCACGACGAAGCTCCAGCCAGTATAAGAGCAAGGAGCATTGTAACTATGTATTTCATCCGTGTTATTGATTGACTATATATCAGACTAGGTGTCGTTGTCGCGTTAGCGACAGAATGTGTATAGCTATACCCGATAGATGAGCCTGATGAGTTGCTTAATGATGTAACCTCTCAACCCCCTTTGATCGCTACGTAATCATAAGCCACCGGAGGATAGGCTTTATCTACAAACAGTTGGTCGCTATGCGACAAGCAGGCTCTTTAATTGTTTTTAACCGGATTCGTTTTGGGCTCTGGCAGCAGATAGCCAACTGTCCGGTTACGGCTGGTGAGATACGTTTTGGCGACGCGCTGAACGTCTTCTTTGGTTACCTTTTCATACAGTGCCGGAGCTTCGTAAAGCTTCTTGTAGTCACCAAAGAACAGTTCATACGTACCGAGCGAGTTCGCTTTTCCGTTGATCGACTCCATCGTCCGGTAAAACTCCATCAGCTTTTGATTCTTCAGCTTCTGCAATTCAACATCGGTAATGCCTTCATCAATCACCCTGTCGATTTGATACAAAACCGACCGTTCCAGATGCTCCGCCGTAGTACCACTGCCGGCGATGGCATAGATTGAAAACAGGCTTGGGTCAAATGATTCGCCGAAACTGGTAAATGCCCGCGACGCAATCGTTGAATCAAGCACCAGCGACTTTACCAGACGCGACGAGTTACCCGAACTCAACACACCACTGAGCAAATCGAGCGCGTAGTAATCCGGGTGGCGGGTAGCAGGGGTATGGTAAGCCAGCAAAATGTTAGGCGTCGCTACGTCTTTATACGTCGTCACGCGCCGTTCACCATTCTGGGGCGGCTCGACAGTACGCAGGCTGTCAGGTAGTTTTTGCGCCGGAATGGGTTCAATATACTGCTCAGCCAGTTTCTTTACCTGTGCAGCCGTTACGTCGCCTACCACAACCGCCACGGCATTGTTCGGCGAGTAATAGGTTTTGAAGTATTTCTCCAGATCGGCCTGCGTCCACTTCTTTATGTCCGATTCGAAACCGATTACGGGGAACATATACGGGTGCTCCACAAAGGCCGTAGCCTGTACCAGCTCGCTGATAACCCGATAATTGCTATTTTCCAGCCCGGTACTTCGCTCCGAGAGAACAACGCCCCGCTCACTCTCTACCATCTTCGGGTCGATGGCCAGATCACGAATCCGGTCGGCCTCCAGGTCAAAGATCGTTTCGAGGGCTCCGCTTTGGAACCAGTCGGTATACACCGTCGTATTTTGCGTTGTATAGGCGTTGTTCGAACCGCCGTTGGCCTCCATAACCCGGTCAAACTGCTTGGGACCGTATTTTTTAGCCCCGTTGAACATCATGTGCTCAAAGAAGTGCGACAAACCCGTTATGCCGTGAACCTCGTTGCGGGAGCCAACTTTCCAGAAAGAATAGAAATTGGCATTGGGAATGGAATGATCTTCGAGGACCATGAATTTCATGCCGTTTTTCAGCGTGAACGTTTGCACGTCCTCTGCCTTGGGCTTATTCTGAGCTAATACCACACCC
It encodes:
- a CDS encoding M16 family metallopeptidase, giving the protein MNKRIGLFAVLALTAGVVLAQNKPKAEDVQTFTLKNGMKFMVLEDHSIPNANFYSFWKVGSRNEVHGITGLSHFFEHMMFNGAKKYGPKQFDRVMEANGGSNNAYTTQNTTVYTDWFQSGALETIFDLEADRIRDLAIDPKMVESERGVVLSERSTGLENSNYRVISELVQATAFVEHPYMFPVIGFESDIKKWTQADLEKYFKTYYSPNNAVAVVVGDVTAAQVKKLAEQYIEPIPAQKLPDSLRTVEPPQNGERRVTTYKDVATPNILLAYHTPATRHPDYYALDLLSGVLSSGNSSRLVKSLVLDSTIASRAFTSFGESFDPSLFSIYAIAGSGTTAEHLERSVLYQIDRVIDEGITDVELQKLKNQKLMEFYRTMESINGKANSLGTYELFFGDYKKLYEAPALYEKVTKEDVQRVAKTYLTSRNRTVGYLLPEPKTNPVKNN
- a CDS encoding M16 family metallopeptidase encodes the protein MKYIVTMLLALILAGASSWAQTFKVPPYQKFKLKNGLTVYLMEQHEVPLINVSAVFDAGAVQDGSRYGLANMTAEALLFGSSKYTKAQLEEKIEYVGASVDTYAGKEVAKLTSSFAVKDQDLLFDIIQDVLTKPTFDQAEFDKYKQRQLLQLIQQKESPRGVVGSYFNKFVFEGHPYANPLTGTPASVSAVSASDVRQFYQKNFTTDRGAIAIVGDFNTAAMKKRITDLFGNWKTAAATSPALTDPTVMFDKSRVLLVNKDDARETTFLIGGKGITQNNPDFIPVTVVNTILGGRFTSWLNDALRVNSGLTYGANSRFSTFRKSGTFAISTFTKVSTTTQAIDMALQVLDSLHRTGIDEKTLSSAKNYVKADFPPRYESASELANLLTDMFSLGFDESFINNFQKNVDGLTVAKTRQIIDQYFPKDKLQFVLIGKAETIRDKVKKYGTITEKEIKAEGF
- a CDS encoding TonB-dependent receptor plug domain-containing protein, whose translation is MKQNTLRWWIITLLLGLLAGRSSSAQTDSLARSTTGVSLSAVTVRAIAPERFLAGQKFQRIDSATLIQFRFGSLTDLLSLNTPIAFKNYGPGQLATVSFRGTSANHTAVLWNGININQPNLGLTDFSTLPVAGFDQLSVQYGSSASVVGSGAVGGSILLGSSPVWQPGIHVTVGQQLASFHNNQTQLGIRYSARLGASWKLSGKTFAYRNQFNNAYPSAERRNYFLERSTTAQRGFVQDLYFMHNSGRQLSVNVWLTDNDLILAPQDTIARERTRTQSARFLTTYETNHLTLRLGWTHDILDYAKSNFALPSHTQTDRFIGRTEREFVLTPAKARWALNLRVGGEWSHYRTQTDGYISPLIEEDRGDLYALLRLQTTRWLVSATVRQAFVTRFNPPLTPSLGAEYRIVQRPAFGLTAKGAISRSYRVPTLNERYWADLGNPNLLPENGFNLEAGLASTLVFSEHLNLTAEATVYRNRVDNWTYWNPTTNYHVENLQQVLARGGELTTSLAYVRNGWRAGLRLGYALTRSSQERAYDTYAEDVIGKQLVFVPIHTETLNAYIQRGQTRLSVQTQASSRRYTTFDNSQFFKGVALTNVLLETTTKVGPVPIRVQGQVNNVFDALMFSVKRNALPGRNWALNVLINFPSNKS